The Miscanthus floridulus cultivar M001 chromosome 6, ASM1932011v1, whole genome shotgun sequence genomic interval GCACAATTCCAGGGATATTCCAGTGCCTATGCATACGTGTCCCAATCAGAGAAGTCACTGAGTACTTTGACCTGTTCGGCTCGGCTGGATTAAAATCGGCTGGTctttgtgagaaaaaaaaaaactcaacagTGTTTTGTAAGAGGAAGCAACCGGCTCCGGCCAGCCGAACGTCGCGGGCGTGTCGGTGTCACTCTTCAGGACTGCGTCCATCTCATCGCAAGGAATCGTACGTCGCATTTGCGGTAATGAAATGTACTGGTTTTGAGCAACTTCGAGGTACTAGCAATTGATCATTTGTTCCGTAGCATTACAAATATACGGAGTATTTGAGAACCGAATTGTTAGTGCTATTACAACAATTACAAAATCCGGCTAAATTTGGGGAAAGGCGGTCGTACTCGTACCTTGATATGGAGTGTGCCGCCGCCGTACTTGGACCCGCTCTCGTTGTGGAACACTAACCACGCCTCGTTCTCGTAGAAGCAGGCCCCCTTCCATTTCACCGTCCCCCCGCTGCTGGACGCCGAGCCCGACCCGCCGGCCGTCGCGGCGCCGACGAACACCGGGAAGATGTCTGAGACGCCGCGGAGCGCCCGGAGCGCGGCCATGGCGACGCCCCGCGGCAGGAGGGGCAGCACGTCCGTGGGGCTGAATGGGAGGACCGTGACGGTACCGCCCCACGGCGTACCCACGCGCCCGAGGTATCCGTCTTCCGGTGAGTACGTGGTGTAGACGAGGAGCACGACGGCGAGCGAGGCTGCTGCTGCCACGAGCGGCAGGGCGATGGCAACGAGCTTGCTGCGGTTCGCCATGGTGGTCTACTGGTCCGGTCTACGGCCTAGGGGACTGGTGTGGCGCTCGGGGATTTCTTATCGGGAGCTGGCCTGTGGGTTTTTCGAACGGTTCCGTGTCAGAACTGAGCAGCTGAATGGAGAGGGGCAGCGATGTCTGCTACGCAAATGAATGTGTTGCTTGATCGCTTGTCCACCAGGTTGTTGAATTGTGTGGTTTTGAGCCGGCGAGGGCCCAGGGAGGCTCGGGAATTAATGATTTTCAGCGTATTCGCTCGATCATATTTGGTTTATcagttaataaataatatttttttctcacgctAAATCaatcaatagtactttcagccagcCAAACAAACCCAAACAAACAGGGCGATTACTGTGATTGGTGCGCACTGAAGAAACTAAAGTCGATGGATGTATgatgagacttttccctgtgtgccattataaaagatcgtaattccctTTGTGTCTCTGAAAAAATTCAGtagtcttcagcgccactactccaactttttcgtgtcctccatgccacttccatcagtttggactctaacgccgtcaaactgcaggtgtgaaaagacgaaaatgcccttaagttcaaatatgttattaatttttttaagcatcttaacgacttcaaatgaaaaaactcaaaactagaaagttgtagatctcgtcgagatctataattttcatataaatttttttcatttaattccgcaaaaaaaatgatttttctaagatatattaatcatatcaaatcatatttttttttgcaaaattaaatgaaaataatttttatatgaaaattatagatctcgacgagatttacaactttctagttttgagttttttttatttgaagtcgttaagatgctcaaaaaaattaataacatatttgaacttaagggcattttcgtcttttcacacctgcagtttgacggcgttagagtccaaactgacagaagtggcatggaggacacgaaaaagttagagtagtggcgctgaagatcgctgaattttttcagaggCACACAGAGAATTACGattttttataatggcacacgggAAAAAGTCTCATGTATGATCCATTATACTACCTCCTCTTCTTTGAAAAAAACGATTCTAAATATTACTCTACTACCTTTGTTATAAAAATATTATTCGGCTTAGACaagatcaattttttttaaatttaactaaatttatatatcaacatttatatctttaaatagatCTAGGCCTGTTTAGATCCTATATTCTAATGAAAAAACTATCTGTTGCTCAAGTGACTCTCTCCCTGCGCGCGCTCGATTTCCTGGACGTCAGATCCTCTAGTTGTTCTAATCTTGTGCGTCTATTCCTCACCTCCGAGTCTCCGACGCACCTACGGAGTACGCGCGAGTGGAGTCCAGCGTCGTGACTCGATTCCCACACGCATCTCTCTCTGGTGGTTGAAGATCGCGTCCACACAATGGGCCCTACCAGGGTTGTAGGGAAAACGCCCGGGCCCACACGCCGCCCACCTCACCCCTTGCGTCAGGTTTCAAAAAACTGCCGTCACTGAGCCCCACCATGGACCCAGGCCTGCAGGACGCCAGGTCCTCCAGAGGAGAAGAGAATGGCTTATAATTCATGGTTTAGGCCTTGATGCCATTCAAattttttttcactctctctttatcacatcaatttttagccatttgcatggagtattaaatgtaggtaaaaaaataactaattacacagtttagttggaaatcacgagatgaatcttttgagcctagtaggtccacgattggacaatatttaccaaataagacgaaagtgatactatttatcgggttcaaaaaatttacaaagtaaacaaggccttaaatagtgtttttctctcacatcaaatcagccagTAGTACTTTCAGTCAgacttataagccaattcagccgaaacgaacaggctgatggaaAGGGGTGGCCACTGCCACTGGGTCAAGTACTGGGCGAGAAAGTTATAGAAAGCCTCGTAGTGCTTAGTAATTACAGATTAAATATCATTAGATCATATTTTACTATTCATGTTGAGAATGGTCAGAATTACTTGAACAATTATATGattttttttgtgtttttaaattttttgtatgttttatttggtttTCCTTTGAAATCTTTCAACTTGGCTTACAAAGAAATAATCTggctattttttttgtttattttttgcaTTATTTTGATAAGTTTTCTTTGGCTCGTTTGATCTAGATCCAATGGTCATGGCAATCGAGTGTTTCATGACCAGAAACAGTCGATTTTGTTTTTGTCCCCAATCAAGTGTTTAGGTGGCATCTAACACTAAGGTGTCATATGCCCCTAAAACACCTAAGTGTCGAGTACACAACTTCTTTTCTaaactttaaacaactataaacTTTAGACAATCGAACTGATTAGATCATATAGGCTCAAGTATAGATCTAATTCAATAAAAAGACTGATATATCCCCTCCTCAACCTCTCTTTTCTCCCCCTATCCAACTTCTCTCTTCGTCTTGTAGTGGTAGTGACATCATCCTCTTGCAGCGCCTCATATGGGCTGGCCCCTAGTGCGCTGTCGCACCTCGATGACGACACCGAAGCTGCACTCCCTGAGCGCCCGCGTCGCATCATAGTCCGTCGTGCTTTAGAGCGGTGGGGAAGACTAGCACAACGGGGGATATGTGAGGCAGCTCTGGGTGGAACTGGTGCAGTGGCGATGCAGGTGGGCGTGTGGCGGCGATATGAGATTCAGCCCCTGGGTGAAGTATAAAAGGAGATAACCGTGAGAGCAAATATGTCTTTTAGGCAGAGGTTCTTTAGACTACATTAGCTCACTTTTATAGTCTAAAGCGATTGGAAGGGTTAGCTAAAATTTAGACATCACTCTAGACCACCTGTCTAGAGACTTTAGATCTAAAGTTTAAAGTTTAAGGACTAATAGATCAAGGGATCAAAACATGACCATGTTATGAATAGATGTTCTATAATTTATCTAATACTCTTTCTTCACATCATAGATATTAGTATATCTTAATATATTTGGTGAAACTTAACTCGAGATTTATTGACTCTTCAGGAAAAACGAAAGTAACATTTTTTTTGGAATGGAGGAGTAACTCCAACTATTTTAAGATTgactattttctaaaaaaaatagcaatactataaaaatacatttcataatatATCTAACGATACTTATTTAATatcatataaatattaatatttcttTTAAAAAAGATTAGCAGGTTGTTTACTACATACAGAATTACATTCTTTCTGCATCAGAGGTAGCACTTCTGAGCTCACTTTCATGTTCTTTTTATTAATATAATCTTGATATAAGCATTAGACTTTCATGTTGGTTGCTCGAATCTCTGATAAAGCTTCATGTTGTTCTGCCACACTGCCACACCCCGGTGCCGCCCCTGGTTAGAAAGGAGATCCATTGAGACACAAAGGCTACGTCGCTACGACAGACCAACGTACAAATATGGAAGAGTGCCAAGCTAATTACGCAACATGTAACTCTGATAGTGGCGGGCGCATTTGGTTGTCTCCATTTGATCAGCACGCAGACCCGACAGAGCATCTGAGAACGCCGGCGTCCTTGGTCAGCGACCTTACTTCTTTGGATCTGGCTGCCGCGAAGGCCTGATGCTTGTTGTAATTCGGCCGCACCCTGCTGCCCGTCTGCTTGAAGAAAGCGCCGTTCTCGAAGGAGTCCCCGATGGAggcccagccccccccccccccccccccccccccccccccccccatccctCCTCGCCGCCGGCATCCTTCTCGTCACCTTCTTGTTATCTGCTGGGCCGGAGGCCATGAACAGGTTGCCCTGGCTCTTGACGCTTGGTCCCATGCTTCCTCCGATGGCGTAGTCTTTCCATCCCATGCATGTATAGATTGTTCACAACGTGAGCGTAGCCATGCCTAATCCTTGGCACGCGCTGGTTGACGTTGGGTCCGAACCGGTTGAACGCGACGGTGACGCGCATCGGGCTGTCGGCGGCGTGGCCGTCGTCGTGGCCGAGCAGCATGACCTTGTCGTGGTTGAAGAACCAGTTGTTGGAGATTGTCACGTCGGTGGAGCCGACGGTCACGTCCACCAGCGCGTCCTCGCACCGCGACAGGGAGTTGTGGTCGATCCACACTTTCGTGCTCGACACCAGCCGGATGGCGTCGCCGTCCATGCCACCGGCCACCGGCTGCACGGCGCCGCTGGGCCTGACCGCCAGGCCCTGGGGCTGCGACCGTTAGCCGTGGATATGCAGCCCGTGGACGATGACGCTGCTCACCAGGTACAGCACGATGCCCGCGCCCCCCGCGATGTGCACGTCGGCGCCGCGCCCGTCGATGGGCGTGAAGCTCTTCACGAACAGCGGCTGCGCCAGCCTGATGTGCATGTTCCTCGCGAAGGTGATCCACACCTTCCCGGCCAGCACCGTCGCCGCGGTCGGTGACCGTGTAACGGATGACCCCGGCCCCGCGGTTCTGCCGCATCTTACCCGCGAAGCCCACCGAGCACACGGTGAGCCGCTGCCGGTTCGCGGTCCAGTTGGGCTGGCAGCGCCAGCACCGGTCGATGATGTTTGCGCCGTGGACCTTCGTCAGTGCGCCATGGAGGATTAGAAGGAAGACGACGAGGAATTCTTTGGAGGCCATGCTCGAGACGTGTCCAAGCCTGTTGCGATTTTCGTTTGATAATATATAGAAGACGACGAGGTTGACAAACTCGTAAGACGTTTTCTCTCCATTTTGAGGATGGCGGCGGTTTCAATACATTAGGCCGCAGCAGGGCGAGATGTCATTGAGGCGTTTGTGTCGTTTGTTTGATTGAAACTGCTGAATGCATGTAACAGCATTCGCTTGTGTTTATTTAAAGTAAACTCGTAACGGTGTTGGTTAATGTTTCATTGATGAACAGCAATAACCATGGCGGCAATTCTCACATTTATGGATGCATGGGCAAAAATCGAGTGCCAGGAGTGACCAAAAcactcggttgctgcttggctgctTCCGCTGCCGCATCCGCATAGGCCATGTCCCGGGCGTCGGCGCGCTGACAGTGGCCCCAGCCCGAACATGCACACCGCGCAACGGTGCAAGCGACCGTGGGCCGTCGCGCTCCGTCAAAGCCGCGAACACGCAGGCTGGAGCGGCTAGCGTGCACGCCGGCGGGCGGCGGCCGGCCAAAAATCAGGGTGGCCTAGCCACTCCCCACTCCACGCGCGCCGACCACGCGATGTTCCGCCGTCGTCCACCTTCACGTGCTCTGTTCATGATCTCCAAGCCCGCACGGCAGACGGCAGGGTGTGATTTAGGCCTGGTGCGCGGATACTGATCGACGGGCATTCGGCCAACCGCGTAAGGACCAAAAGATAAGATTTTTTCTAGTACACATCCATGTATTTTATATAATTTCAACACACGAATCTTTTTGCACCATAAGATTAAGATCCAATAACCTCTATCCTTCTTCTACTTCTAGACAATAACAAAATCACAGATCCACATACCACAAATTACATATCACataaaacaattttttttctatagaagAACAAAATTACAGAGGGGTTGATTCCATTGCCTGCCCGTTCATCATGGTCGTCAGATTCGCGTTCGCGTCGCGTCGGAAAACAACAGGCTGCGTGCGCCAGCGATCTGACGGATCTGACGAACAACAGGCTGCGTGCGTCGGAAAACAACAGGCTGCGTTCGCGTCGGACAAATTTCAGTTTCGGCGTAGCAGATCTGACGGATGCAGAtacacagcctgttcggttggctggttcgtatcgttgctggttcgtgaagaagtacttctggctagtttgtgtgagagaaaaatactgttccggctggaaatttacgatcgtttacgacacgccacagccaaacgaacaggctgactgAAGCAACAATCCGATAGACTAAAATCTATATGTTTTTTAGTGCTAAAACACACGTTTATAGCTTTCCTGAAAGATAAAGATGCATGCTTCGTAAGTTCTTTTGCTTTGCCAGTttctgtttcagacgtattttTCGCATTACTTTTGTTCCTGTAATAAAAGGGAAAAATGCCTCTTCTTTCGCGATCGTATTCGTATGCTCGTGGACGGGCGGCATATGAACGGAACTTCAGCAATTGGCCTTGCACAAATTCTTTTCCCACTGCTGAAATGGACCTAACAATTCATTAATTTCCCCTAGACTTATGTACATGTCTGAAAAAGTTTATATCTACTGTACAGTGTACACCGAACAAGGCGAAAACAACGACGGCTGAATTACTGAACCACCAAATACCGAGAGATCAGACTCGTGTACGTGTCATGACTCGACGGCGACGGTCTCGGGGATGGTCTGCAGCGCGGGCTTCCAGTGCCAGTGCTCCTCCCTGTGGTGGTGGTCGCGGTGGTGCACCTCGCCGGAGTTCATGATGTCCGCCAGCAGCTGCTCCACCGACCGCAGGCTCCCAAGCCCTGGTAGCGGCAGCCCGTGGCCGCTGCCATTCTTCTCCATCAGCTCGTGCAGCTGCCTGTTGGTGATCCTGATGGTCACCTCAGAGTCGTGATCGTGATGATCCTGGTGGTGCTCGCCCTCCGACGACGACGaggcctcctcttcctcctcccactCGCCGTCGTCGGCCCACGAATCGGCTGCGCGCTGCGACGCCGTGCAGTTCCCCATGGAATCTGCTTGAAGGCCTTGATCAACTGCCCCGAGCTAAGCTACTTTCTTTAACTTGTTGCTTCTTTGAATTCTCCCCTCTTCAAGCACTAGGCTGCTTTGAGACGGATAAGTAATGTAACCAAATGGGTTTTGGAGAGTATTTATAGGGCGGGGCTGCAGCGAGGGGAGGCTGCGGTGGGGAAGAAGGCGGCGGTCAGCAATGAGACTGCACATGCCGTTCCGATCCTTCTGCTATTCTTCTCGCCCATGATGTCACGGCCGGGGGAGGCCGGTTCCAGATTCCGACGTGGCGTGCAGGTTATGTCCCAGGTCAGAGGAGCTCATCCTCGCCGGGACTCCAACAAGGCAATCGATGTGACAGATGCCTTACTGAGACGCGTTCCTTCCCAAGCACTACCCGACGTCGGGCTGCGAGGTGGCGTGAGATTGTGATTGTGACTGTGACTGGGCCTCCCTCTCCGCGGCTCGGGTAGTCAccgaccgaattttttattttttagttttttttaaaaaaattcacaaatatgcctatgaaagtatgattttaaaatctggacccttagctcggcgtcatcaTTGTTGGCGTCGAGCTTACACTTCtcagcgccatcgttgctggcgccgaggtcttgggctcgacgcaaACGTGGCGATGACATGGCAGGGATCCTGGCGCCACAGATCCTGatgccgagcttggcgccgtagatcctgACGCCGAGCTTTgcaccgtagatcttggcgtcgagcttggcgccagGATCTATGGCGCCGATGTGGTGTTTTAATCCGGCCCCTAACCTTCCTGCTCGagctttcttcctcttctttctcctccctctcgggttttttctctccccacttcgccctacctcacgaatcggcatattgaacCTTGAAAACTTttatttgatccgtagatcttcgagagcaaggtatcctcgctttcctcctagtttttttcgcatcgattcggtatatattagacagaattttcaacctaagaatcatcattacttagggtttcatgcaatttttaatatttgtattatacaaccataggatgtcaagaaatggaaaagctagcaaaccaagataAATACAGCGCGTGTTGTTATGTTataggttcattgttgtgcatcaaatgggaaaccctaggtttagggtttaatgttcattgctttcggtttttagaacgaaattggttgaatTGTAGTTACGGCCGGATGATcgaaaatgccttcgacccattgcctctgcctagcgGTGTcctagtgcccatgtgcttttgcggcgatctttgtaaggtagccaagtccgatgaagaggacacgtataggcagaggtattggatgtgtttcaattttgcgtttgagcctacacttcgtcagcgccacattaataagatggtgaggaattgatgtttgtgtcatatgacatcttgtatgatttttttgttttgtaacaattgtattttttgcagacccctccacctcTCTGTGATTTTAAGCAGTGGATCGATACtaagatcaagcctgaagacaaggaattgATGCAGAAACTATTGTGGtaggaggcagaggacaaggagatgatggagaagagacgagGAGAGAAGGCTgtaaaaaaggagcacaaggaagagaaggaaagaaggtgtgttgctgcgtacagggaggaaagggagaagaagcttgagcgtgcacgccgagcgaaagcagtgatggaggagaatcccgatgtcctgaggaagggaaagtggcctcgttgcacttagtagtctccatgacttgctagttctatggtttattcatgaacaatattgtctactatcggcacgtacttctagtattattgtgttgtttaatgtggcttagtattggacttttcattatatagttgttttcattatttgtggtcataatgtTCAGTATAATGTTGCGGACGTAGTGAAAtatgatcacgtgctgcaaacacAACCTAacaaagtagggcattatataattcaagacacaaaacacatg includes:
- the LOC136459194 gene encoding uncharacterized protein, whose protein sequence is MGNCTASQRAADSWADDGEWEEEEEASSSSEGEHHQDHHDHDSEVTIRITNRQLHELMEKNGSGHGLPLPGLGSLRSVEQLLADIMNSGEVHHRDHHHREEHWHWKPALQTIPETVAVES